In Prosthecochloris sp. GSB1, the following proteins share a genomic window:
- a CDS encoding chloride channel protein, protein MKGSPKIKGSWDRNARALLYILFRRSRYFKGNSQRFFKLTLENILIQLNLNQDLPFLFVAVFVGVTTGYVAVVFHDAIKLLSHFFFGGLEVFGTSILLDGYWGLLIPLVPAIGGLLVGLYNAYIVGARPGHGLASVIKAVAQNDGNLPRRLWLHRTITSVLSIGTGGGGGREAPIAQVGAALGSSIAQMLKFSPDRKRTLLGCGAAAGLAAVFNAPIGGVMFAIEVILGDFSVRTFSPIVVAAVVGTVVSRSYLGNSPTFQVPDYSLVSNTELVFYFLLGVLAGLSAVMFIKIYYRIEESFQKIEKKRRLPVWAMPAAGGLMTGLICMWLPGLYGYSYEVIDNAVRGTESWLNMVGVYFLKPVVAGLSVGSGGSGGMFAPAMKMGAMLGGMFGNLVHMLFPGITASSGAYALVGMGALTAGIMRAPLTVILILFEVTGEYEIVLPIMFAAVTAALIARLAYGYSMETYILEKDGVRVGYGIALSVAENISVLDVMKTNYVKFSDTTRAEKIIDVFHNTPESNFLVTGEQNEFVGIIRLDEMSILLREGAISGLIAEDIVKKDVPVIYETSRLDEALKLFEITDYDVLPVLSRRTDKLLGVVRQEQAFSYYRKQLNLYGSDTEAGKS, encoded by the coding sequence ATGAAAGGTTCCCCGAAAATCAAGGGCAGTTGGGACAGGAATGCCCGCGCCCTTCTTTATATCCTGTTCCGGAGGAGCCGCTATTTCAAGGGTAATTCCCAGAGGTTTTTCAAGCTGACGCTGGAGAACATCCTGATTCAGCTCAACCTGAACCAGGATCTGCCGTTTCTTTTCGTTGCGGTGTTCGTCGGAGTGACGACCGGATACGTGGCCGTCGTCTTTCATGACGCCATCAAGCTGCTGAGCCATTTCTTCTTCGGAGGACTCGAGGTGTTCGGAACCTCAATCCTGCTCGACGGCTACTGGGGGCTGCTTATCCCGCTTGTGCCGGCCATTGGCGGCTTGCTTGTCGGCCTTTACAACGCCTATATCGTCGGGGCGCGCCCGGGACACGGATTGGCCAGCGTCATCAAGGCCGTCGCCCAGAATGACGGAAACCTGCCGAGACGGCTCTGGCTCCACCGGACGATTACTTCCGTACTGAGCATCGGCACCGGCGGCGGAGGCGGGCGTGAAGCGCCAATCGCGCAAGTCGGCGCTGCGCTGGGCTCCTCCATCGCACAGATGCTGAAATTTTCTCCCGACCGCAAACGCACGCTGTTGGGATGCGGAGCCGCGGCCGGACTGGCCGCGGTTTTCAACGCCCCGATCGGAGGGGTCATGTTCGCCATCGAGGTCATCCTCGGCGATTTCAGCGTCCGGACATTCAGTCCCATCGTCGTCGCGGCCGTCGTAGGCACTGTTGTTTCACGCAGTTATCTCGGGAACTCGCCGACGTTCCAGGTGCCGGACTACAGTCTCGTATCGAATACGGAACTTGTATTCTATTTTCTTCTCGGAGTGCTCGCCGGCCTGTCGGCCGTCATGTTCATAAAAATCTACTACAGGATCGAGGAATCCTTTCAGAAGATAGAAAAGAAGCGCCGTTTGCCCGTCTGGGCGATGCCCGCCGCGGGCGGACTGATGACGGGTCTCATCTGCATGTGGCTTCCGGGGCTCTATGGTTACAGTTACGAGGTCATAGACAACGCCGTCAGGGGGACCGAAAGCTGGTTGAACATGGTCGGCGTCTACTTTCTCAAACCGGTCGTCGCGGGGCTCAGCGTCGGCTCGGGAGGGTCGGGCGGCATGTTCGCTCCGGCCATGAAGATGGGCGCCATGCTGGGCGGGATGTTCGGAAACCTGGTGCATATGCTCTTTCCGGGAATAACGGCTTCTTCCGGAGCCTACGCCCTTGTCGGCATGGGAGCCCTGACGGCGGGGATCATGCGCGCTCCACTTACGGTTATCCTGATACTGTTCGAAGTCACGGGCGAGTACGAGATCGTACTGCCGATCATGTTCGCGGCGGTGACCGCGGCGCTTATCGCTCGCCTGGCATACGGTTATTCCATGGAAACCTACATCCTTGAAAAGGACGGGGTAAGGGTAGGCTACGGTATCGCGTTGTCCGTCGCCGAGAATATCAGCGTGCTCGACGTGATGAAGACGAATTATGTCAAGTTCAGCGACACCACTCGCGCAGAGAAGATCATCGACGTCTTTCACAACACGCCTGAATCCAACTTTCTGGTGACCGGCGAGCAGAACGAGTTCGTCGGCATCATCCGGCTCGATGAAATGAGCATTCTGCTGAGAGAGGGAGCGATTAGCGGCCTGATAGCTGAAGATATCGTCAAGAAGGACGTTCCGGTCATCTACGAAACCTCGAGGCTCGACGAGGCGCTCAAGCTTTTCGAAATCACCGATTACGACGTACTGCCTGTTCTGTCTCGCAGAACGGACAAGCTGCTCGGCGTGGTCAGGCAGGAGCAGGCGTTTTCCTATTACCGGAAACAACTGAACCTCTACGGTTCGGACACGGAGGCAGGCAAGTCCTAG
- the tatC gene encoding twin-arginine translocase subunit TatC, which translates to MSSETESTRPKSPASQLMDEHLEAKTGKERDLAEPDAGEKEDTVSGEQELNFLEHLDELRSRLIKSGLALVIVTIACAFFSDTLVNDILIAPLKKSSETIVLQNLVPYGQISLYLQVIVFSGFILSFPYLVYQVWQFVLPGLKDSEKSATRFVISFISLSFFAGIAFGYFVFLPISLKFFAGFGSSLIENNIAVQDYISFFVGALLTAGLVFELPFLSYVLSKTGLLTPAFMRFYRKHAIVALLIVAALVTPSTDLVTQLVIAVPMILLYEISIWISGYVNRKNAALN; encoded by the coding sequence ATGAGCAGCGAAACCGAATCCACGAGACCGAAATCACCCGCGTCACAACTGATGGACGAGCACCTGGAGGCGAAGACCGGGAAAGAGCGCGATCTTGCAGAGCCGGATGCCGGGGAAAAAGAGGACACGGTTTCCGGAGAACAGGAACTCAACTTCCTGGAGCATCTCGACGAACTCCGGTCAAGACTCATCAAAAGCGGCTTAGCCCTGGTCATCGTCACGATAGCCTGCGCTTTTTTTTCCGACACCCTCGTCAACGACATCCTCATCGCTCCCCTGAAAAAAAGCAGCGAAACGATTGTACTGCAAAACCTCGTCCCATACGGACAGATATCCCTCTATCTCCAGGTCATCGTCTTTTCGGGTTTCATTCTCTCGTTTCCATACCTGGTGTACCAGGTATGGCAGTTCGTGCTTCCGGGCCTGAAGGATAGCGAAAAATCCGCGACCCGTTTCGTAATCTCGTTCATCTCGCTTTCCTTTTTCGCCGGCATTGCATTCGGTTACTTCGTTTTCCTGCCGATTTCGCTGAAGTTTTTCGCCGGCTTCGGCTCGTCACTGATCGAGAATAATATCGCCGTACAGGACTATATCAGCTTTTTCGTAGGCGCGCTCCTGACTGCCGGACTGGTTTTCGAACTGCCGTTTCTCTCCTACGTGCTGTCCAAAACAGGCCTGCTCACCCCCGCCTTCATGCGTTTCTACCGAAAACACGCCATCGTGGCGCTGCTCATCGTCGCTGCTCTCGTGACTCCCTCGACCGACCTCGTCACGCAGCTGGTCATCGCCGTCCCCATGATCCTCCTGTACGAAATCAGCATATGGATTTCTGGATACGTCAACCGCAAGAACGCCGCCCTGAATTAA
- a CDS encoding ABC transporter permease, which yields MQKKTATLLTPILAIASAILLSALFILLTGRDPLMIYRKMFMMTVGTEYGAGQIVFRGTSLVLTGLAVAIPFKVKLFNIGGEGQLLAGALAAAAVGAALPVETHPLAAITLCSGAAAIAGSSVALLAGWLKVRHGVNEVISTIMLSFIVQAFVNYLLTWHMAVPSTVHTAEIVESAKLPLLDGLTGWLKKSPANLSVLFAIAGAVFSYVLLFKSRTGYEMRAVGIGPEAAGYAGIDANRHILLSMAVGGAMAGLAATNLVLGYKHYYEAGLTSGVGFMGIAVALLANAHPLWTGASALLFGVLEYGGLTVNAYVPKDVFMIVQAITILMILMLPKILSRKKA from the coding sequence ATGCAGAAAAAAACCGCGACCCTGCTGACGCCCATCCTCGCCATCGCCTCGGCGATCCTCCTGAGCGCACTGTTCATCCTGCTCACGGGCCGCGACCCGTTGATGATCTACCGGAAAATGTTCATGATGACCGTCGGCACGGAGTACGGCGCCGGACAGATAGTTTTCAGGGGCACTTCGCTGGTGCTGACAGGCCTTGCCGTGGCTATTCCCTTCAAGGTGAAGCTGTTCAACATAGGCGGAGAGGGACAGTTGCTTGCCGGCGCACTGGCCGCGGCGGCCGTCGGCGCCGCCCTGCCGGTGGAAACCCATCCGCTCGCGGCGATCACCCTCTGCTCGGGAGCGGCGGCTATCGCTGGAAGCTCGGTCGCCCTTCTCGCCGGCTGGCTCAAGGTGCGCCACGGAGTTAACGAGGTCATATCCACGATCATGCTCAGCTTTATCGTGCAGGCCTTCGTGAATTACCTGCTTACTTGGCACATGGCCGTTCCCTCGACGGTCCACACCGCAGAAATCGTCGAATCAGCGAAGCTTCCCTTGCTTGACGGGCTCACGGGATGGTTGAAAAAATCGCCTGCCAACCTGAGCGTGCTTTTCGCGATCGCGGGAGCCGTGTTCTCCTACGTTCTGCTGTTCAAATCGAGAACGGGATACGAGATGAGGGCGGTAGGCATCGGACCGGAGGCCGCCGGTTACGCCGGTATTGACGCAAACCGGCACATCCTGCTCTCAATGGCTGTCGGGGGAGCCATGGCCGGCCTTGCAGCGACCAACCTCGTGCTGGGCTACAAGCATTATTACGAAGCAGGGCTTACGAGCGGCGTCGGTTTCATGGGCATTGCCGTGGCGCTGCTCGCCAACGCACATCCGCTCTGGACAGGGGCCTCCGCGCTTCTGTTCGGCGTTCTCGAATACGGCGGACTGACGGTCAACGCCTACGTCCCGAAAGACGTGTTCATGATCGTCCAGGCCATCACGATCCTGATGATCCTCATGCTGCCGAAAATCCTTTCACGAAAAAAAGCCTAG
- a CDS encoding ABC transporter ATP-binding protein: MKAVTLQGVSKRFGDFWANRDISLDIREGSIHAIVGENGAGKSTLTNLIYGMHAPTEGTISVMGKPVRFSSPRQAIAEGIGMVHQHFMLVPDLTVAENIVLGEERSALFAPVDLSGAAEHIARLASGHGMEIEPRARVAELSVGEEQRVEILKLLYRNARILILDEPTAVLTPSETVQLFNTLESLRKSGRTVILITHKLDEVMAVSDTVSVMRKGRIVATRNTDGLSKTDMARMMVGRNVLLRVENPPETPGEAVLNVRRLTWKDARGRARLSKLDFSVRAGEIYGIAGVEGNGQSELLSLLWGMAKGGEHCSGSVTMLGQPLDGKNSAEIAALGVSFIPEDRLKHAIVPEYSVSENLIFGRHRERRFSKFPGFDKKKISDYARLMTGRYDIRYDTASDPTLRSLSGGNQQKIVLAREIDRPGLKLLILAQPTRGVDIGAIETIHRKIIETRDRGIGVLLVSAELDEIVALSSRIGCLYKGSIRHEFQTEEIRKGRSREKDFEKEIGRHIT, translated from the coding sequence ATGAAGGCCGTGACGTTACAGGGGGTTTCGAAAAGATTCGGCGACTTCTGGGCAAACCGGGACATCTCGCTCGATATCCGTGAGGGCAGCATACATGCCATCGTAGGGGAAAACGGCGCGGGTAAAAGCACACTGACGAATCTCATCTACGGCATGCACGCCCCCACGGAGGGAACGATCTCGGTGATGGGCAAGCCCGTCCGCTTCAGTTCGCCGCGTCAGGCTATCGCCGAAGGCATCGGCATGGTCCATCAGCACTTCATGCTCGTTCCGGATCTGACGGTTGCGGAAAACATCGTGCTGGGCGAAGAGCGAAGCGCCCTCTTCGCCCCCGTCGACCTCTCAGGAGCGGCCGAACACATAGCCCGCCTGGCCTCCGGGCACGGCATGGAAATCGAGCCGCGCGCGCGCGTCGCTGAGCTGTCCGTCGGGGAGGAACAAAGGGTCGAGATACTCAAGCTGCTTTACCGGAACGCACGAATCCTGATCCTCGACGAACCCACTGCCGTGCTGACTCCCTCTGAAACCGTGCAGCTTTTCAATACCCTCGAATCCCTGCGAAAATCCGGAAGAACGGTCATTCTGATCACCCACAAGCTCGACGAAGTCATGGCTGTATCCGACACGGTCAGCGTCATGCGAAAAGGACGGATCGTCGCCACCCGGAACACCGACGGCCTGAGCAAAACGGACATGGCTCGAATGATGGTTGGCCGCAATGTGCTGCTCAGGGTGGAAAACCCGCCCGAAACCCCGGGAGAGGCGGTTCTGAACGTCCGGAGGCTAACCTGGAAGGACGCAAGAGGCCGGGCAAGACTCTCGAAACTGGACTTCAGCGTCAGGGCTGGTGAAATATACGGCATCGCGGGAGTGGAAGGCAACGGGCAGAGCGAACTGCTCTCCCTTCTCTGGGGGATGGCGAAAGGCGGCGAACACTGCAGCGGCTCGGTCACCATGCTCGGCCAGCCTCTCGACGGTAAAAACTCGGCTGAAATAGCCGCTCTTGGCGTCTCCTTCATTCCCGAGGACCGTCTGAAACACGCGATCGTCCCGGAGTATTCGGTCAGCGAGAACTTGATTTTCGGCCGTCACCGGGAACGGCGTTTCAGCAAGTTCCCGGGCTTCGACAAAAAAAAGATATCAGATTACGCCCGCCTGATGACCGGCCGCTACGACATCCGTTACGACACGGCATCCGATCCGACGCTCCGGAGCCTGTCGGGAGGAAACCAGCAGAAAATAGTGCTTGCAAGGGAAATAGACCGGCCGGGTCTGAAACTGCTCATTCTGGCCCAGCCGACGCGCGGAGTGGACATCGGCGCCATCGAGACGATCCACCGCAAGATCATCGAAACCAGAGACAGGGGCATTGGGGTGCTGCTCGTCTCGGCCGAACTCGATGAAATCGTCGCCCTGTCATCACGCATAGGATGTCTCTACAAGGGTTCGATCCGGCACGAATTCCAGACGGAGGAGATCAGAAAAGGACGATCGAGGGAAAAGGACTTCGAAAAGGAAATCGGCCGCCACATCACCTGA
- a CDS encoding DUF2934 domain-containing protein — MAKKHTEQESAAKTTGRASAKKTAPAPAKTKKTAISSKAKKTSSVKKTAPAKKAAGTKVAVPVPPAEQEENIRVAAYYLWEQRGKIHGSDVQDWLEAEKTSAE; from the coding sequence ATGGCAAAGAAACATACAGAACAGGAATCCGCTGCAAAAACAACAGGCAGGGCCTCGGCAAAAAAAACCGCTCCGGCGCCTGCGAAGACGAAGAAAACCGCGATATCCTCAAAAGCGAAAAAAACCTCTTCGGTGAAAAAAACCGCTCCGGCGAAAAAAGCTGCCGGAACGAAGGTTGCCGTGCCGGTTCCTCCGGCAGAACAGGAAGAAAACATCCGGGTGGCGGCGTACTACCTCTGGGAACAGCGTGGAAAAATTCACGGTTCTGATGTCCAGGACTGGCTTGAAGCTGAAAAAACAAGCGCCGAGTGA
- a CDS encoding phage holin family protein — protein MASILLVWLINALSVYATSSLLAGISIKSFGSALLVAIVLGLINAIIKPILVFFSIPFIIVTLGLFLLVINALMLQLAAAVVDGFVVESFGWAVLGSLVISLVSWMLSALLNI, from the coding sequence ATGGCTTCCATTCTGCTCGTATGGCTCATAAACGCCCTTTCGGTCTATGCCACATCGAGTCTTCTCGCCGGCATTTCGATCAAGAGTTTCGGCTCGGCCCTGCTCGTGGCCATTGTCCTCGGACTCATCAACGCGATAATCAAGCCGATACTCGTCTTTTTTTCCATCCCGTTCATCATCGTCACGCTGGGCCTTTTCCTGCTGGTCATCAACGCCCTGATGCTCCAACTCGCTGCCGCCGTCGTCGACGGCTTCGTCGTTGAGAGTTTCGGCTGGGCGGTCCTCGGCTCGCTGGTCATCAGCCTCGTCTCGTGGATGCTGAGCGCTCTTCTGAACATATAA
- a CDS encoding polyprenyl synthetase family protein translates to MNIQEVTGPVSKELEIFREKYKTALRSDNTLVDKVVRYILRQQGKQIRPLLVMLGAQACGGVQESSYRAAIMVELLHSATLIHDDVVDGAEMRRGIPSINALWKNKISVLIGDYMLSKGLLFSLDHKDYSFLHLVSDAVRRMSEGEILQIQKTRSLDITEADYLRVISDKTASLLATSTAMGASSVTNDEELIAALKSYGEYLGLAFQIRDDLLDYTGDSKKTGKQLGIDIKDKKITLPLIYSLRNAGSSEQKSIRSILKSARKRSLRSREVIDFVSQGGGLEYASEVAEGFASRAVESLGRLEESEAKDSLRKLVDFVMKRQN, encoded by the coding sequence GTGAATATACAAGAGGTTACAGGCCCCGTTTCGAAAGAGCTGGAAATATTCAGGGAAAAGTACAAAACCGCCCTTCGAAGCGACAACACCCTGGTGGACAAGGTCGTGCGTTATATCCTCAGGCAGCAGGGAAAGCAGATCCGCCCGCTTCTGGTCATGCTGGGCGCCCAGGCCTGCGGAGGCGTACAGGAATCGAGTTACAGGGCTGCCATCATGGTCGAGTTGCTGCATTCGGCGACGCTCATCCACGACGATGTCGTCGACGGCGCCGAGATGAGGCGCGGGATTCCCTCGATCAACGCTCTTTGGAAGAACAAGATATCCGTGCTGATCGGCGACTACATGTTGTCGAAAGGCCTGCTGTTTTCGCTTGACCACAAGGATTATTCCTTTCTGCATCTCGTTTCGGACGCCGTCAGGCGGATGAGCGAGGGCGAGATTCTCCAGATTCAGAAAACGAGGAGCCTCGACATTACCGAAGCGGATTACCTGAGGGTGATTTCGGACAAGACCGCCTCGCTGCTCGCGACGTCGACGGCAATGGGGGCCTCGAGCGTCACGAACGACGAGGAGCTGATCGCGGCCCTGAAAAGCTACGGGGAATATCTCGGGCTTGCGTTTCAGATCAGGGACGATCTTCTCGACTATACGGGTGACTCGAAGAAAACCGGCAAGCAGCTCGGGATAGATATCAAGGACAAGAAAATTACCCTTCCGCTTATCTATTCACTCAGAAACGCCGGGAGTTCGGAGCAGAAAAGCATTCGTTCGATTCTCAAAAGCGCCCGGAAGCGTTCACTCAGAAGCCGTGAGGTGATTGACTTCGTTTCGCAGGGAGGCGGGCTGGAATACGCTTCGGAAGTAGCCGAAGGTTTCGCTTCCAGGGCCGTGGAGTCTCTCGGACGCCTGGAGGAGTCAGAAGCGAAAGACTCGCTTCGAAAACTGGTTGATTTTGTGATGAAACGTCAGAATTAG
- a CDS encoding PASTA domain-containing protein has protein sequence MKKTAFVVLLFLVVAYVVTDRFLMPSYTRQGDSAQVPDVSGKNFDDALRLLRASGLSGKKEYNISYLKNVEPDRVLSQRPASGTAVKPGRTVYLVVNKREKPEITVPDFYGKPLDEVRETLQRFEVGLRDVEEQEVFDPGEDGKVLGQSISPNSIVFSGASISLVVGKMAEMEVVIKEPVPDVLGMSLSQARSLIVERGFNTGNVYYEYSALLVPNTVISQKPAVNTLAEAGQVVDLTVVTDQE, from the coding sequence ATGAAGAAAACAGCGTTTGTTGTACTGCTTTTCCTGGTCGTCGCGTATGTGGTGACCGACAGGTTCCTGATGCCTTCCTACACCAGGCAGGGCGATAGCGCGCAGGTGCCCGATGTGAGCGGCAAGAATTTCGATGACGCGCTGCGTCTTTTGAGGGCGTCGGGGCTTTCGGGAAAGAAGGAATACAATATCAGCTATCTGAAAAATGTCGAGCCTGACAGGGTGCTGTCGCAGCGTCCGGCATCGGGCACGGCGGTAAAACCGGGCAGGACGGTGTATCTCGTCGTCAACAAGCGCGAAAAACCGGAGATTACCGTTCCCGACTTCTACGGCAAACCTCTTGACGAAGTCCGCGAGACGCTGCAGCGTTTCGAGGTCGGCCTGAGGGATGTCGAGGAACAGGAGGTTTTCGATCCAGGGGAGGACGGCAAGGTTCTCGGCCAGTCGATATCTCCTAACAGTATCGTTTTCTCCGGGGCTTCGATATCGCTTGTCGTCGGTAAAATGGCGGAGATGGAGGTCGTCATCAAGGAACCTGTTCCTGACGTGCTGGGCATGTCGCTTTCTCAGGCCCGCTCGCTTATTGTCGAGAGAGGATTCAATACCGGAAATGTCTATTACGAGTATTCGGCTCTGCTCGTTCCCAATACCGTCATAAGTCAGAAACCTGCCGTCAATACCCTCGCCGAAGCGGGCCAGGTCGTCGACCTGACCGTCGTTACCGATCAGGAGTAG
- a CDS encoding zinc-dependent alcohol dehydrogenase: MQGQAQAIVLPKANKLKLAEVDYLADRPGDVLVKTIATTITPGMDRLLLTNKPVSHKVLNYPVILGSEMIGQVLETAPGTGDLKPGNFVFTFRGDRWSGVEPYYGCHAEIVPTSASNTLPLGRPPIHRDLLTGLLGYVVSAVEKARPEPGSRVLILGLGSVGLMVAEYLRHKGVEAIDALENFGIRGQLSCARNIGMEIPDFTAEFDDSYDLIVEATGRILMIEKAIRLLKPQGRVLLMGNYEVLGYDYRLMQHKEPVIICSSITGREHLLEARRLLEAEVLESEKFFTNVFPVERYELAYRVALDSKESIKTVISWL, translated from the coding sequence ATGCAGGGACAGGCGCAAGCCATCGTCTTACCAAAGGCAAACAAACTGAAGCTCGCCGAGGTCGACTATCTCGCCGACAGGCCTGGCGACGTGCTCGTCAAGACCATCGCAACGACCATCACGCCCGGCATGGACCGGCTGCTGCTCACCAACAAGCCCGTATCGCACAAGGTGCTGAACTACCCCGTCATACTCGGAAGCGAAATGATCGGGCAGGTTCTTGAAACCGCTCCCGGAACCGGCGATCTCAAACCGGGCAATTTCGTCTTTACATTCAGGGGCGACCGATGGAGCGGCGTGGAGCCCTACTACGGATGTCACGCTGAAATCGTCCCCACATCGGCCTCGAACACGCTGCCGCTCGGACGCCCGCCCATACACAGGGATCTCCTTACGGGACTGCTCGGCTATGTCGTATCAGCCGTCGAAAAGGCGCGACCCGAGCCGGGAAGCAGAGTGCTCATTCTCGGCCTCGGGTCGGTCGGCCTGATGGTCGCCGAATACCTTCGTCACAAGGGCGTGGAAGCTATCGACGCACTCGAAAATTTCGGTATCAGGGGTCAGCTCTCCTGCGCAAGGAACATCGGCATGGAAATACCCGACTTCACCGCGGAATTCGACGATTCCTACGACCTGATCGTCGAGGCGACAGGAAGGATTCTCATGATCGAAAAGGCGATCCGCCTGCTGAAGCCGCAAGGCCGGGTGCTGCTCATGGGAAACTACGAAGTGCTGGGCTACGATTACCGCCTCATGCAGCACAAGGAACCGGTGATCATCTGTTCCTCGATCACCGGCAGGGAACATCTGCTCGAAGCCCGAAGACTGCTCGAAGCCGAAGTGCTGGAAAGCGAGAAATTTTTCACCAACGTCTTCCCTGTCGAGCGCTACGAACTCGCCTATCGTGTGGCTCTCGACAGCAAGGAATCGATAAAAACCGTCATCAGTTGGCTGTAG
- the coaE gene encoding dephospho-CoA kinase (Dephospho-CoA kinase (CoaE) performs the final step in coenzyme A biosynthesis.), whose product MGKKPFLLGVTGGLGSGKSTVCRMLACLGCAVFEADSAARELQLSDPEIIAGMKRLFGDSIYFLDSTGALQLDRKTVANRVFADSVLLERLNRLVHPGVFAAFGRAVSDAASEGVGILVKEAAILFESGGEKGLDAVAVVIADMDKRVERAMAKGMGSKAEIVKRIETQWPQEKLVEKADFVIDNNGSVLELEAATRKLHQDVLRRLSRS is encoded by the coding sequence ATGGGAAAAAAGCCTTTCCTTCTGGGAGTGACCGGTGGTCTCGGCAGCGGTAAAAGCACTGTTTGCCGCATGCTTGCTTGCCTGGGTTGCGCTGTTTTCGAGGCTGACAGCGCCGCAAGGGAACTGCAGCTTTCCGATCCCGAAATCATTGCCGGGATGAAACGTCTTTTCGGAGACAGTATCTATTTTCTCGATTCCACGGGCGCTCTTCAACTCGACAGAAAAACCGTGGCGAACAGGGTTTTTGCCGACAGCGTTTTGCTCGAACGTCTTAATCGCCTGGTCCATCCCGGGGTGTTCGCGGCGTTCGGCAGGGCCGTGAGCGACGCGGCATCAGAGGGAGTCGGTATTCTGGTAAAGGAAGCCGCTATTCTGTTCGAATCGGGAGGGGAGAAGGGCCTGGACGCCGTCGCGGTCGTTATCGCCGATATGGACAAACGCGTCGAACGCGCCATGGCGAAAGGAATGGGTTCGAAAGCCGAGATCGTCAAAAGGATCGAGACGCAGTGGCCCCAGGAGAAACTGGTGGAAAAAGCGGATTTCGTGATCGACAACAACGGTTCGGTTCTTGAACTGGAAGCGGCGACGAGGAAACTCCACCAGGACGTGCTTCGCAGGCTGTCGCGGTCTTGA
- a CDS encoding superoxide dismutase, translating to MAYSQPALPYAENALEPCISAKTIGFHYGKHHSTYVKKFNELVSGTPYDDQGIEDVIVAVANDPSKAAIFNNGAQAWNHTFYWNSLTPNGGGKPAGPLAEKIDADFGSYDKLRDELANAAATQFGSGWAWLVLDKGSLQVVKTSNAMTPLANGAFPLLTLDVWEHAYYLDYQNRRPDYVATVLDELLNWKFAESNFDEAQA from the coding sequence ATGGCCTACTCACAACCTGCGTTACCGTATGCGGAAAATGCTCTTGAACCCTGCATCTCCGCCAAAACCATAGGCTTCCACTACGGCAAGCACCATTCGACCTATGTCAAGAAATTCAACGAACTCGTCTCCGGCACGCCTTATGACGACCAGGGCATCGAAGACGTCATCGTCGCCGTCGCCAACGATCCTTCAAAAGCGGCGATTTTCAACAACGGCGCCCAGGCGTGGAACCACACCTTCTACTGGAACAGCCTCACGCCCAACGGGGGAGGCAAACCAGCGGGACCGCTGGCCGAAAAGATCGACGCCGATTTCGGAAGCTATGACAAACTCAGGGATGAACTCGCCAACGCCGCAGCGACGCAGTTCGGCAGCGGATGGGCCTGGCTCGTGCTGGACAAGGGATCGTTGCAGGTCGTCAAGACATCGAACGCCATGACGCCGCTTGCCAACGGCGCGTTTCCGCTTCTGACGCTCGACGTGTGGGAACATGCCTACTACCTCGACTACCAGAACCGGCGCCCGGACTACGTGGCGACGGTGCTCGACGAGTTGCTGAACTGGAAATTCGCAGAGAGCAATTTCGACGAGGCCCAGGCGTAG